ATTGATACAATATGAGAGAGTTCCATGAACATTATCACTCCTTGTTATTGCTTCCTCCAGTTTGTCCAATCTTCTACATTCAATTGCAATTCCCATGGCTTGTTGGTGTTTACCATCCATTATGCACCTAAATGAAGGAACGATAAGAAACTAAGAACTATAAAGTTTTATCAAACTAGAAAATTCAGCATTTGCATACTTGTCCAGCATTCTCTCCACAATTGCCTCTAGCCTAGGGTCCACATTTGCTGCCTCAGCATTTGATTCAGTTGCCTTTGCCTTCAGACTAGCATACTCATCTATCGCCTTAGCTGAGGTTAGGAACAGAAACAAAAACGTCAAGCAAACCAGGGACGCACCAGCAAACTTGAATATATCAACAACACTCCTTAAATGATCAATGTTAAGGCACTTCTAAAGATTATAGAATCTAAAATATGGGTCAGCCAAATGATTATAGTCACCCATCAAATCAATAAATTTCCATATTTTCAAGGTTAATCGTAgcacaataaattttaatgtctTTAGGGTAATGTCACAAGTTTCCATGAAGACAACTCCAGGATGATGAGGATGCTTACCAAGAAGAGAATGAACATAATCAGAATCCTCAGAGACATCAAAAAGAGAACCAGCTCCAAGGGCATATGATAAGGAATCATTTAAATCACCCAAGTAACAGAAAACCTAAGGAAGGAAAAGAGAAAAATTCACTAAACAAAAGAATGAAATAGTCAAAATCACATAGTTTATGCAGTTAGAAACTGAAGTGTCTTCCTTCCTATGCTTCTCTCTTGCATTAAGTTCAACCAAAAAAACAATTCATTATAAAATGTAAAGTAAATGGATCCTGTGAAAAAATTCAAATCCAATGAAAAGTTTTCCAAAAGCAATCCCCATTGACCAATCCAGCTCTATCTACCTCTCTTCTAATTCTTTGATCAACCACATAAGGACAAACAAAAAAAGTTTGATATATAATGATTGACATGTGAAAGGCATAGCCTCTAAAATAAGGAACATCATTAAGGACATAACAAGCATAACCAAAAAAGGTAGCTCACCTGATGTCTCATCTCTCATATATTTCATGCAGAGTTCTAAAAGTAATAGCTTGTTTACTTAAGAAAACAAAAGGCATACACAGTAAAgataactctctctctctctctctctctctctctctctctctgattgAATCCAGGGAAGATGAACAGAAAGATGCAGATATCGAAAAGTTACAGCCATTGTAGTTTCAGACAGTTGAAGTATTCCGTTCATTTTATCTGTGTTGCCAAGGAGTTGGGGAGGAGGAAGAGTAGGAGTAGAAGAAAGGAACTAGTTATGACCTTGGAAACAACCAGTGCAGCAAGCTGTCTCTGGTGCCGATCAAACTCCTCATCTTCATATAAGCTCTCTCTGTATGATAAAGTCCAATAAGCATTCATATCCAATAGCAAATTTAAAAGATACAATTATCAAGCCAAAAACACTTAAGTTCTCAATATCACAACTCAAGTGAGTCCTGAAAATAATGGAATCTGAATTGGAGTGGAAGGTGGTAGAAGTAATTAACCACATAAACAAACAATATCAGCAATAAAATATACATGCAAGTACATTGACAACAAGTACCTGAAGACAAATATCAATCACAAGGTGGtttaaacaaaaaaaagaaaagaattcgCATGGAAAATGATAATATTTAATACAGTTACACACGCCTCACAAATTTCAGACTATgtttgccaagaaaatattttataagttgCTCGATATCTGCAATATAAATCATCAAAAAGTTACAGGGAGATATTTGCGTCTTCATGAAGTAGAATTACACAATTATACTTCAAAAAACCAAATTATAAACAAATCAAGGACTTGTGTTTGTCAAATATGTAGCAGCCAttttatgttgtttattattggaTGCCATCACAAAGCGCTCTCTAAATATTCTGAGTGGCAATTTCCACATAAAGGaaagtgaacaggagtgagtttTGATAAAAGCAACCTTTTTCATATCATCACCAGGTATGGATCAGCCTGCACGCTGTAACATTCTTTCGTTCTCAATTCTCTTGTTAAAGGTTAAAACAGAATAGGCCCACACCATTATATTCATCCAGTAATACTAAATTGAGTTCTATAAACATAAATCAGTAAGATCTTCCTAATCTGCCAGCTGACAAATGTATCAACATAAATTATAGACAGATAATTTTGATAAGGGATTTTTCTGTCCTCCATTTTCCATCCCAAAACACCCAGTTATTGCACCAATTGTGATGTCGCTATGAAAACACCAAATCCTAAACCCCAAATTTCTATGCCTGATAGAAGTACAAGTGGACAACATACCCAAACCAtaataaaaccaaaatattccAGTGCTATAAAACTCTCTTTTACTAAACCATATGAACTGAACATCAAAATTGATACAATGCGCTTGGCAACGAACAAAAGAAAACTTTACACCAGAGCTTAAAGCAAATAAGAATAGGCAATCAGATACTGAACTTCTAAAGGAATCAATATTTCAAACTCGAAACAATCTAATAAACTATTTCCCACATGAACAATAACTTAATTATGCcatttaccaaaaaaaaaaagaaaagaaaagaaaagagcacTATAATAGTGCAAAGTCTACCCCATTTTCCCAATTTCCTAGGAGCGAAGCAGATCAAATACAACTAAAACCCTAAACCCAACTACAAATGAAAACACAAATCCCAAATCTTAGTTGCGAGATAGAGAGGATGCAAAGAGAATTACATTAGTGGCACACTTGTGGAGATCTCAGGCCAGAACTGATCTACAAATTTGTTAAGGTTATACAGGGCGTGTTGCTTGAGTTGCGGGTGGCTCTCGTTAAGCATCGCCAGCAACGCACCGGCCGAGCTCACCATCGTCGCTGCCATTGCTTCGGCCGGGGGGAAGAGAATATAGAAACTGCCGGTGTTGATGTTGAAGAGAAAGGAATGAATGAGaggaaagaactaaaaaaaagaGGACCCTCGACGGAGAACAcctcttttatatatttattattttcatcAATTTAGTAAACTTACTGGacaagtcaaaaaaaaaaaaaaaatttgaaaaatcccAATCGCCCCGCTATATATTTAGGTCATTAGGACAATTGAATTAATTAGGGTTTTTTGTTATCGAAGTGAATTAGTTGTTAAGAAACACCCAGTCCCAGGACACagagaaaattttgaaaataaaaataatttttttgtaattatgtaattaaaaataatttattaaaaaatagataaaaaaataagtaattatgtaaaaatttaatttaatttaattttttatatgatttatttataaaaaaaagcctaaatttttttaaaatgcaATCGGaggttttttttatatatttgtttGTTAAGTGTTGTTTAAGTTAATTTAGTAGTGAAAAAGAATAAAACATAAATtaagtaaattataattaaaaaattataaaaaatactgttaatttataatattttaactaATTTATATTTTGTGACTATTTCAAAAGCGCACCAAAAAGTTAGACTATTTTGCGCAAGGGCAGTGACCCTGGGCCATTGGAAATTTGAAGCCCTACCCCGCACAGGGCAGTAGGGCTCTCTTGCTTGCCTGGGCCTAAGCAGAAAACAGTGGAATTCACAGCATCCTCCACCATGCAATTTGAAATTGGGCCCTGTaaattctttcctttttttttttattatgattTTGAAAGAACGAAGTCCTCTTGCAACATCCGGAGGTGGTGAAGAAATAGAATGTTTTAAGTCAAATTAGGGATTCAATAGAAAAAGGATttctttttccttaattttttttattatattttaatattcttttttCAGCATTGTGCAtaaaactatttaaaaaaaaattgttaagttgTGATTAATGATCCTTCTCACTTGAGATGTTGCATTTATCATTTGTGACTATTGGGTAAGGCATCAGATTGTGTCATTCCTCTGCCAAATAGTAAATGAAATGTGTACAAGGGTGCCTCTTACGAGTGAGTCATCAAACCTCCTAGAAACAACAACATCCCATCCCAGGGCATGtccaatgaaaaagaaaaagatcaaCCATTCAACAGTTCAACCAGCTGCCATCATCATCACAAAACAGAAGGATTCTGAGAAATGGGACAGGGGCAGGGGGCAACCACCCTCCCTTGCCGGTGTTTAAAGACAAATCTACCCTTTCTTGATAAATGTTTGATTTGCCTGAACTGCAATGGAGATAACGGTCAAGGCCAATACATTCACGTGCAAGGTACTTTCCTCGTTAGGGTCTAAAATTGGCAAACAAGCAATTAATGCCCACTTGAAAATTGATACAACTCTTCATTCCAAGATTTGAAAAGAGAAAAAGAGCTTCATTGGAAATTGAAGATTCTCTAAAAGTTTTAACCAAAGCAACACTAACACCCACCACCACTATAACCACCAGGATACCTGATCACCCACAGGCCTATTATTAATGGTTTGACAAGATTTTCTCAGGTTATACGAGAGAACGCATGACTCGATCACTATTGGGACTGTCACATGATTCACCATTTTCAGCTAAAATGTCCATTCGCCTACCAACTGAGAAGAAAATAATCGTACGATTTGGCATTTTTGTTCTTTCAAGTACCTGTTTTAGACCATGGTTTTGCAAGTTCACATGACTGGTAATGTAATCATGTCCCTGTCTTGGCTGCCTAAAAgattaaaaagaaaacaaaataaacgCCAAGCTTCAAACTTGATTTTTTCTGTCCCTTGTATGAACAGCAAATAGTAACGAGATTATCTAAATTTCCCACTTATGGCAGATAGTAATTTCATCAGCCAAGGCTAAAACAGAAATTCTTACAGGGAAGGGAACCGATTTCCTCTGCTTTCCTGTCCCTTGTATGAACAGCAAAATTCTGAAATTTCAGTTCGTTAAAAGCTCCACACAAGAGCTTTCCAGCCTTCTGCCCTTCCAGGATCTTGAAGCTGCTAAATTTTTTAATTGTCGAGTATGAAAGCAAGACAAGAAAGTTAACGCTGGGTGTGGCACTAGAGATAAGATTCTTCCAAATATAATTAAACGCAGAAAGAGCAACCCTACCAGCTACCACAACTACCAGCAACCATTCTCACGTGTATGGTTAAAATAGGTAGTCGGTTATGGCCAATGTTTAGCTCATTCCAGTGATAGTCTGCGTCATTTATTAAAGTTAATAAAAGATGCATTGTCATTTCTGTCCCACATGGTTGAATAAAGGAAAGACCAAAATTTAACAGTGCATACAACAGTAGATGATAAAGATAGAGGCAAAGACAAAAAGATGAAGAGGGGAAATGGGCCATCTTTTATTCCAAGAAAGTCGTTTAAGAGTTCCATCAGTACAAGTATAGACAAAGAAGGGGAGGAAAATACAGTACAAAAAAGGAAATCTAGAAAATTTCTGTACCAGATATTGACCTAATTGACTGAAGCCTAACCCTAGACCCTCCTTCCCTCCCCCTCTCAGATGATCTGTTAGACAAAGGACTTTGATTTCTATTTGTTATGTAAGTCTAACCCCTGTTATGTTACAGACCATTAGTCTACACATTTTTGATAATCCTTATCCTACTTCTTTCTTTACAAGTAAAAGAAGGGTGATGGAAAATGGAAATAACACCATCACAATTAGAACTTAAACTAATTCCAGCTACTTCAAAAAAATCCTAAGCTCAAGATCAACAGAGAATCGACAGGAAAAGTACTTCTGATGGAACACTAACGTCTTCTAGGACTAATTCCTGCTacttcaaaaaaattcctaagctCAAGATCAACTGAGAATTGGCAGGAAAAGTACTTGTGATGGAACACTAATGTCTTCTAGGATCCAGTTTCTCCCATTCATAACGTCCAGGGAGTGGCTTGTCCTTAACAGGGTCAAAGTTATACCTGCCCAAAAACCCATGTTGCTATTAGCTAATGAAAAGCAAGTTTGCACTTGAAGCATCTTAAGCAAGATAACTCAATAACTAAAAAGCAATCAAGAGAGATgttaaaagtaaataaataaataaacaaaggtAGCGCATGTACTTCTCAATAAATTGTCTCTGCTGCTCTTCTTCAGCTCCAGCAAAGAACTCATCCATTTCATGTGCAGTTGGGATGTGTCTATGCACGGAGTTCTGTATTCTCCTGCTAGTTTCAGTTGAGCTGGCAGGTCTAGTAGTCGAACCAGGGGTTATTATGGTTTCTGGGTCCCTTATCAAACTGCATGGAGTGGATTCCCTAGTGCTCCTGCCACCAAGAAGACAAACATGATACAGAACTATAGACAAGTTAAACCGCGTAAAACTAGAAGGACAAATAACATCAACGATACAAACTCATAGCACAAAACTGTATTTTGTAGCAAGTATAACAAATAACAAAAACATGAAAGAGATCATACGAGAACAAAAACATAAAAAAGATCATAGATTACAAAAACATGAAAATGATCATACCATTGAAAAGCATCTAAAAGTTaacaactcaaattttacaagcccattAAAGAACATCTACAAGTATTTCTCGTAATCCCTGCAAGGTAACAAGAAACTATTACAAACACAAAAGACACTTGAAAAAGCTTAAGGCAAAGGACATTATCATTCTACAGAAATATCAGCGAGACCTTTTTTTTCAGTTCAGCCACAATAACATGAGTGGGGGAAAAAGCCTTCATTATTCAGTCAAACAAAAGATTTCCTCTACTAAAAGAATAACGAGAAAAAAAAAAGCAGCAGGTAAAATGTTACagctaaataaagaaaataaagaaattccATCAAAGTATCCCATTCCAAGCATATATTACAGAAAAAATAGATATTAAAGTTAAGCATCAAAACAAGATAACCACACTTTAAGCATATTTATATTCAACTATAACCTAATGCAAACTAATAATGTTAAAAAATTGCAAAGGCATCCACTGACAAAGAAACCAACAGAAAACCTTCATATCTTGTAATTAAATAATGCAATGGGATCCCTAACTAAGCACCTAatgtcacacacacacacacacacacacacacacacacacacgcacacacgcACACACGCACACACGCACACATTCGCCAATATTCTAGAAATGTCAACCAAATTGAAGGAATGAGCAAAATTAATCACAAGGCAAGCTGCCATATTTCAAGGAACAGAGTATAATGAGATTTAAAAACTTTACAGATAAAAAAAACCAGCAGCAATGATGTCACAATAATTTTTTTGCTCTGCAGATAAAAGTTCCAAAAGCAAAGCAAATTAGAAgatttaagtcattttcaaaCACAGGCCCGCTGCAGAAGCAAACAAGACTACAATTCACTTAGCCTGCAATAAAAATTTAATACATTAAAACTTCGAAACAAACAACAGCTCAAGTAAAAGACTGGGGGAGGGGGAGGGGGAGGGGTGTTGGAGGCAAACAGAGAGAAAACAGGAATTTCAAAAccaaaaaaattgataaaagaaaCTAGTTTTGAACCAAAAGCATAAAAACCCAAAATATCAATCAGATAAAGCCTTAAATTCCCTCAACATATATCACACAGCCACAAGACTATAACACAAAAAAATGTTTCAAGtatttaaaaatcaaataataaaGGAAGAAGTTGAATTAAGGTctaaaaaaactaaaataaacaATCATGCAAACATGGAAAACAAGCAATTTTTATTGGAGCAGGTATAAAATAAATTCCTGTAAGAGGGTAAAGTTTGGGTGAAAACGAAATGGAATCAACCAACATGAATGGTTTCGTTTGATCTCAGTGGGAAAATTTCAACTAAAGGCATCTGTAGAGTCTCAAATCCACATTTTTCCAGCAACAAAACATAGCATGAAAAAATATTTAACACAGAGAAAATCACATAGAAGGACAAAAGGCTGTGTGAAATTTATGTTTTAGTAGAGCAGAAACTTTTGAACAATCTGGAAATTTTAGGAACATAAATgaagtaataataaataataacaataataaaaaaataaataaagtctaTCCTAAACAAGCTAAGAAAAAGCTGCCACGGGCACTGTTTAAATCCGCGTTCTAGTTTCGGGCcccaaaaatataaaaaaaaaaatgccccGTTTTCTCAGAAACCAAACAGACGCAACACTGAAAAAGTGTAAGAACCAAGAACATCCCCCCCCTCTCCCCCTTTTCttcaaaaacaaagaaaaaagcaAAAATTAAAACGTTGATAGAGTGAAATTGTAGCTAAATCGCTCGTTCACTTCAGTTTTATTAACCAATCAAAACGATAAAAAAAATCCCTTTGAAAAAActcaataaattaattcaaaccaAAACCTAAAACATATCTGAACTCCCAAATGACTAGAAACTAAAATCACACCCTCAAAATTGTCGGCACTCAAAAGCAAAACAAGAGACAGAATCATCTAAAACCCCAAAATGGAGACTAAAGAAAACGCCAACCCTTCCCTTTCTCTCCATTTCCCACCAGCCAAACACATAGAGAAAACAACACGAAGCTCTATAATAGATACCcttaactaaaaaaattaaaaaaatatatattaccaGAACACCCACCTCTCTCTACCTTCAATGTCCAGAACGTTCTCCCCAAACGAAGCCTCAATACCCAAATCCTTGCTCTCATTAATATCGTTATCGTTGTTGTTGTTATGATCGTCTTCGCTGGGCTCCTCTTGAATCTCCTCTTCTTTATTTTCTCTATTCACTTCTCTCTTTTGACCCGACCCATTAGCTCCGGAATCCGTTGAGCCCACCTGCACCCTCGAACCCGCCATTGAATTGGAGTTGTTAGGGTTTTGCGCCTCTATATTGTGGCCATGTTTTTGCCGCTTGGAATCATGTACAATAATCGGTAGCTTGACGAGGCGGCGGCTACGGAGCTGGAGATACCCAGAGGAGGAAACCGGCAGAGGAGACTGGGAGGGAACAGGAGGTGGTTGAGGCGGAGACGCAGGCACTCTGGCTTGGCGTTGAAGGGCTAGGGTTTTGGCGCGGGTACGGACACCAAGGGAGAGGTCCATAACGGCAACCTCGCCTGTCGTTTTAACCTTCCTCATATACTTTCCCATTTATATTTCATGGAGGAAGAGAGCCAGAACGAAAGCGCGAGCACTAGAGAAGGtagtagagagagaagagagtgcTTGGAGGTGGTTTTTGCGGTTGTTGGTTAagacttgagagagagagagagagagagagagaggaattgaaagaagaaagaaggaaatcGAACGGTGGATTTGTATTTGTACTTGTGGAGGAGTTGTGAGCAAAGAGGAGAAAGGGCAGGTTAGGGCGTGTCATGTGGGCCTTCAGCGGCCACTCTCATGTGTTTCGTTCAATACGTTTTAATTTCTCGTGACATTTTAAAGGTaaactttaaaaaatatatttattttcttaatgtaaaaaaaaataaaaaatattttaggcAATTTGCAATTCTAAATTTTATATACATGCGAAAAAAAAATCTCGGGCAAGCCTAGtcgattttatttatttttttttattatacaaaattttaattttttaatgtaatattaaattaacttAGTGAAAAAAAtatgtgaattggactttaattttttataattctattgcaataaaaaattattgttttaatttttattaatgtaagaaaaaaaaaatttgaatattaattaattactttattaaaaattttgcccCTTAGATCAAAATCAAAGCTTCGCCAAAACTAA
The Hevea brasiliensis isolate MT/VB/25A 57/8 chromosome 15, ASM3005281v1, whole genome shotgun sequence genome window above contains:
- the LOC110636218 gene encoding cyclin-dependent kinase inhibitor 4 → MGKYMRKVKTTGEVAVMDLSLGVRTRAKTLALQRQARVPASPPQPPPVPSQSPLPVSSSGYLQLRSRRLVKLPIIVHDSKRQKHGHNIEAQNPNNSNSMAGSRVQVGSTDSGANGSGQKREVNRENKEEEIQEEPSEDDHNNNNDNDINESKDLGIEASFGENVLDIEGRERSTRESTPCSLIRDPETIITPGSTTRPASSTETSRRIQNSVHRHIPTAHEMDEFFAGAEEEQQRQFIEKYNFDPVKDKPLPGRYEWEKLDPRRH